The following proteins come from a genomic window of Rhodohalobacter sp. 614A:
- the thpR gene encoding RNA 2',3'-cyclic phosphodiesterase encodes MRLFISIDFPDDVLAEVQSWLPEQKAWKKAKNHQMHLTLAFLGECTDAEKEAIHQKLSAIEFKPFLVTISGLSAFPNESAPRIIWAGVQPTDLLMSLQKEISVQLQDFIKSKKEHSYIPHITLARKKSPKGINHIVKQNLKQETADIEVKVDAFHLKESILKPSGSEHQVLHQYKAEPGT; translated from the coding sequence ATGAGGCTTTTTATTTCTATTGATTTCCCGGATGATGTTTTAGCCGAAGTTCAATCCTGGCTTCCGGAGCAGAAAGCGTGGAAGAAAGCTAAGAATCATCAGATGCACCTGACGCTCGCATTTTTGGGTGAATGTACAGATGCAGAAAAAGAAGCGATTCATCAAAAACTATCTGCTATTGAGTTCAAACCTTTTTTGGTTACCATCAGCGGGTTAAGTGCATTTCCGAATGAATCGGCTCCGAGAATTATCTGGGCCGGCGTTCAGCCAACCGATTTGCTTATGAGTTTACAGAAAGAAATATCCGTTCAGTTACAGGATTTTATCAAATCAAAGAAGGAGCATTCCTATATCCCGCATATCACACTGGCCAGGAAGAAATCACCCAAGGGGATTAATCACATCGTAAAACAAAATTTGAAACAGGAAACGGCTGATATTGAAGTAAAGGTAGATGCTTTCCATCTGAAAGAAAGTATTTTAAAACCGTCGGGAAGTGAGCACCAGGTTCTTCATCAATACAAAGCCGAACCCGGTACATAA
- a CDS encoding alpha/beta hydrolase, translating to MSKVGIFFMSILISIILGYSLLLGVMYLFQNKLIFLPSSELIVTPEKAGLRGEDVWIKTKDGEQLHGWFFPNEAAEYIVVLCHGNAGNISNRIDIAKLLNGIGLSVLLYDYRGYGQSSGKPSEEGVYTDVESVVYFLKNERGYSEHQMIMYGRSMGGAVASYAATKFDVSGLVLDSAFKNLKAMVRDLYPFVPASLARFELPTEEYLKEISDIPVMIMHSPRDSIVGISHGQHLYRIAREPKKFVELRGGHNDNFHTSTDIHSKSWIEFVRLIRDREEAEASGMGL from the coding sequence ATGAGTAAAGTTGGAATTTTCTTTATGTCGATTCTCATTTCTATAATTCTTGGATACAGTTTATTACTTGGAGTGATGTATCTCTTTCAAAATAAACTGATTTTTCTTCCGTCATCTGAACTTATTGTCACCCCGGAAAAAGCGGGCCTCCGCGGCGAAGATGTTTGGATCAAGACCAAAGATGGTGAACAACTTCATGGCTGGTTTTTCCCGAATGAAGCAGCAGAGTATATCGTTGTTTTGTGCCATGGAAATGCGGGGAATATCAGCAACCGGATTGATATTGCGAAACTGCTGAATGGGATTGGTCTTTCTGTACTTCTTTATGATTACAGGGGATATGGCCAAAGCAGCGGCAAACCGAGCGAAGAGGGAGTTTATACAGATGTTGAGTCTGTAGTGTATTTTCTAAAAAACGAAAGAGGATATTCAGAACATCAAATGATTATGTATGGCCGGTCAATGGGCGGAGCTGTGGCCTCGTATGCCGCTACAAAGTTTGATGTCAGCGGGTTGGTATTGGATTCGGCATTCAAAAATCTGAAAGCGATGGTCAGGGATTTGTACCCGTTTGTTCCGGCATCTCTGGCAAGGTTCGAACTTCCAACAGAAGAGTATCTAAAAGAGATTTCAGATATTCCCGTGATGATCATGCACAGTCCAAGGGATAGTATCGTGGGCATTTCTCATGGTCAGCACCTGTACAGGATTGCCAGGGAACCAAAGAAATTTGTGGAATTGCGTGGCGGCCATAATGACAATTTTCACACATCTACTGATATTCACAGCAAGAGTTGGATAGAATTTGTTCGGTTAATCCGCGATCGCGAGGAAGCAGAAGCATCAGGTATGGGTTTATAA
- the dnaE gene encoding DNA polymerase III subunit alpha: MYLIFDTETTGLPDNYSAPLTDFDNWPRCVQLAWQVHDETGKLISKGNYIVKPDGFTIPFNSEKIHGISTERAEKEGIPLSDVMDAFDKDIEKSTFIIGHNLEFDLNIMGSEYLRMDRENPLTEKISIDTKDESTEYCAIPGGRGRYKWPTLSELHDKLFEIGFEEAHNAAADVDATARAFLELVRIGVIQPTFPAEPGELPPNPSRLIDSNHYMPKVEDLKRRGVTGEEEEGSSKIDLPQDTAGPQVKSAFIHLHNHSKYSVLHAASGVKDLVNKAKEDGMPAVALTDLGNMYGVFHFVKAAKSAGIKPIIGLEAYFVEDRHEKRFTRDKKDKRYRQVFLAKNREGYENLAEMCSLGFVEGYYYKFPRIDRELVQKYKKGLIATTGGIGGEVPDLILNRGEEYAEEALKWWHDLFGDDFYIELMRHGLEEEERVNGILLEFAKKYGIKVIATNNSFYMEEEDAKAHDALLCIDNNELISTPIGKGRDRRYGFPNDEFYFKTQDEMKALFADVPDAISNTVEVAGKIEMIDLDRDVILPHFSLPDSFETEDQYLRHLTLEGAKERYPELTDEVLDRIDLELQIIGTMGFAGYFLIVQDFIAAAKEMGVYVGPGRGSAAGSVVAYCTGITNIDPLKYDLLFERFLNPERVSMPDIDIDFDDDGRQKVIDYVVDKYGKDQVAHIITFGTMAARSSVRDVARVLDLPLSDADRLAKLVPETIGISLEDAFKEVKELQEIKESDSLEGRTLQMAETLEGSVRNTGIHAAGVIIAPDKLTKYIPVCTAKDADLYVTQFDGKVIEDAGMLKMDFLGLKTLSILKTAIHFVKENHGKEYDLDEIPLDDEKTFRMFQKGATVGIFQFESDGMRKYLKQLKPTNINDLIAMNALYRPGPMQFIPDYIKRKHGEEKVLYDHEDLLDILEPTYGIMIYQEQIMKVAQRMGGYTLGEADVLRRIMGKKQPELLPPEEEKFVSRAIEKGYEKDIAKKVFDKMALFAGYGFNKSHSAAYSVVAYQTMYFKANYTAEYMAAVLSHNMSDIKKVSFFIEECQRIGIPVDPPNINTAEGKFVAREGRVQYGLAAIKGVGSSAIEQIVANRKEKGEFRSVFDFSSRIDTRVCNKKTIESLSQAGAFDTLNKNRAQLLASIEDVLSYASRKQEEERLNQVSLFGDGSSGGGLVQEPKLRDCPPWTNIERLNKERELIGFYLSGHPLDRYKEDARLFANHSLALDELAEMRDRDKIKVVAIITAVKRITDKKGRPMAFVQVEDLQGSVEVLIFSEVYDRHQGLIAPDTVVLVEGTISQRDSQPKIIANSLERVENLREKFQSQLQLNIKLDTSEISEADLQEMASLFGSFNGETPVKLQIKSEHSSKPIKMSVRKFVVEPTNELLQGLRNVVGQESVHLMNNKQ, from the coding sequence ATGTACCTGATTTTCGACACAGAAACAACCGGCCTACCCGACAATTACTCAGCACCGCTGACCGATTTCGATAACTGGCCGCGTTGTGTTCAACTTGCCTGGCAGGTGCATGATGAGACCGGCAAACTCATTTCGAAAGGAAATTATATTGTAAAACCTGATGGATTTACCATTCCTTTCAACTCCGAGAAAATTCATGGAATTTCTACGGAGCGGGCTGAAAAAGAGGGAATTCCGCTTAGCGATGTGATGGATGCTTTCGACAAAGATATTGAGAAATCAACCTTTATAATCGGGCACAACCTGGAATTTGATCTCAATATTATGGGATCGGAATACCTGCGGATGGATCGGGAAAACCCGCTGACCGAGAAAATTAGCATTGATACCAAGGATGAGTCCACAGAGTATTGCGCCATTCCCGGTGGCCGTGGCCGGTACAAATGGCCAACGCTTTCCGAACTGCACGATAAATTATTTGAGATTGGATTTGAAGAAGCCCACAACGCTGCGGCTGATGTAGATGCCACAGCCCGTGCATTCCTGGAACTGGTTCGTATTGGAGTTATTCAACCCACATTTCCTGCCGAACCGGGAGAGTTGCCTCCAAATCCTTCCCGGCTGATTGATTCCAATCACTATATGCCGAAGGTTGAAGATTTAAAGCGCAGGGGTGTTACGGGAGAGGAAGAAGAGGGATCATCCAAGATTGATCTGCCACAGGATACGGCGGGTCCGCAGGTGAAATCTGCATTCATTCATCTTCATAATCACTCCAAATATTCCGTTCTTCATGCCGCTTCGGGCGTGAAAGACCTTGTGAATAAAGCCAAAGAAGATGGCATGCCGGCCGTAGCTCTTACCGATCTCGGAAATATGTATGGTGTTTTCCATTTTGTGAAGGCGGCCAAGAGTGCGGGAATCAAACCGATCATTGGCCTGGAAGCCTATTTTGTTGAAGACCGGCACGAAAAAAGATTTACGCGCGACAAAAAAGACAAACGGTATCGGCAGGTTTTTCTCGCCAAAAACCGCGAAGGTTATGAGAATCTTGCCGAAATGTGTTCCCTCGGGTTTGTTGAAGGTTATTACTACAAGTTTCCCCGAATTGACCGCGAACTGGTTCAAAAATACAAAAAGGGTCTGATAGCAACGACCGGAGGAATTGGCGGCGAAGTTCCGGATTTGATTTTGAATCGCGGTGAAGAATATGCCGAGGAAGCTTTAAAATGGTGGCACGATCTTTTTGGAGATGATTTTTACATCGAACTGATGCGGCATGGACTGGAAGAAGAAGAGCGGGTTAATGGTATTCTGCTGGAGTTTGCGAAGAAGTACGGCATCAAAGTAATTGCGACCAACAATTCCTTTTATATGGAAGAAGAGGATGCAAAAGCGCATGATGCCCTGCTCTGTATCGACAACAACGAACTGATTTCTACCCCGATTGGAAAGGGACGCGACCGACGGTATGGCTTTCCTAATGACGAGTTTTACTTCAAAACTCAGGATGAAATGAAGGCGTTGTTTGCGGATGTGCCCGACGCAATTTCAAACACCGTGGAGGTGGCCGGCAAGATCGAAATGATCGATTTGGACAGGGATGTGATTCTTCCTCATTTTTCACTTCCTGATTCGTTTGAAACAGAAGACCAATATCTTCGGCATCTGACTCTCGAAGGGGCCAAAGAGCGATATCCTGAATTGACGGATGAAGTTCTGGACCGGATTGACCTGGAGCTTCAGATTATCGGTACAATGGGCTTTGCCGGTTACTTTTTGATTGTACAGGATTTTATTGCGGCGGCCAAAGAGATGGGGGTATATGTTGGTCCCGGACGTGGTTCCGCTGCCGGATCGGTTGTAGCCTATTGCACGGGAATCACCAATATCGATCCGTTGAAATACGACCTGCTTTTTGAGCGATTCCTCAATCCCGAGCGTGTATCCATGCCCGATATTGATATCGACTTTGATGATGACGGCCGACAGAAAGTCATTGATTACGTTGTTGACAAATACGGGAAAGATCAGGTTGCGCATATTATTACGTTTGGTACAATGGCAGCACGCTCTTCGGTTCGGGATGTTGCCCGTGTGTTGGATTTGCCACTTTCAGATGCCGACCGGCTGGCTAAACTCGTGCCCGAAACAATCGGGATTTCTCTTGAGGATGCCTTCAAAGAGGTAAAAGAATTACAGGAAATTAAAGAGTCTGATTCGCTTGAAGGGCGAACCCTTCAGATGGCTGAAACGCTTGAAGGATCCGTTCGAAATACCGGAATTCATGCGGCGGGTGTCATTATTGCTCCCGATAAACTCACCAAATACATTCCGGTTTGTACAGCCAAGGATGCTGATCTTTATGTTACTCAGTTCGATGGCAAAGTGATTGAAGATGCCGGGATGTTGAAGATGGACTTTCTCGGGTTGAAAACACTTTCCATCCTGAAAACGGCTATTCATTTTGTAAAAGAGAATCACGGGAAAGAGTACGATCTCGATGAAATTCCTCTGGATGATGAAAAGACTTTCCGAATGTTTCAGAAAGGAGCTACCGTGGGGATTTTCCAGTTTGAGTCGGACGGCATGCGTAAATATCTCAAACAGCTCAAACCGACCAACATCAACGATTTGATTGCTATGAATGCGTTGTACCGTCCCGGTCCGATGCAGTTTATTCCGGATTATATCAAGCGGAAACATGGCGAAGAGAAGGTACTGTACGATCATGAAGATCTGCTGGATATCCTGGAGCCGACCTACGGAATTATGATCTACCAGGAGCAGATCATGAAAGTGGCACAGCGAATGGGCGGTTACACACTTGGCGAAGCGGATGTGCTCAGGCGAATCATGGGTAAGAAACAGCCGGAACTGCTTCCGCCGGAAGAAGAAAAGTTCGTCAGTCGTGCTATTGAGAAAGGCTACGAAAAAGACATCGCCAAAAAGGTATTCGATAAAATGGCGTTGTTTGCCGGCTATGGTTTCAATAAATCGCACTCGGCGGCCTATTCGGTTGTGGCTTATCAAACCATGTATTTCAAGGCTAATTATACGGCTGAATACATGGCGGCGGTTCTCAGCCACAACATGAGTGACATCAAGAAAGTGAGTTTCTTTATTGAAGAGTGCCAGCGTATAGGTATTCCGGTGGATCCGCCCAATATCAACACTGCAGAAGGAAAGTTTGTTGCGCGAGAAGGCCGTGTGCAGTACGGATTGGCAGCGATCAAAGGAGTGGGATCCAGCGCCATTGAGCAGATTGTAGCCAATCGAAAAGAGAAAGGAGAATTTCGAAGCGTCTTTGATTTTTCATCCCGGATTGATACCCGGGTTTGCAACAAAAAAACAATTGAAAGCCTCTCCCAGGCCGGCGCATTTGATACACTGAATAAAAACCGTGCGCAGCTTTTGGCAAGCATTGAGGATGTGTTGAGTTATGCATCGCGAAAGCAGGAAGAAGAGCGATTGAACCAGGTAAGTCTTTTTGGAGACGGTTCATCCGGCGGCGGATTGGTACAAGAGCCGAAACTGCGGGATTGTCCGCCGTGGACAAATATTGAGCGACTCAATAAAGAACGGGAATTAATTGGATTTTACCTGAGCGGCCACCCATTGGATCGGTACAAAGAAGATGCCCGGTTGTTTGCGAATCACTCGCTGGCATTGGATGAACTCGCTGAAATGCGAGACAGGGATAAAATCAAAGTGGTTGCAATTATTACGGCGGTAAAAAGAATCACCGATAAAAAAGGCCGGCCAATGGCTTTCGTTCAGGTTGAAGATCTCCAGGGCAGTGTGGAAGTATTGATTTTTAGCGAAGTTTATGATCGGCATCAGGGATTGATTGCTCCAGATACGGTTGTATTAGTGGAAGGAACGATTTCTCAGCGGGACAGTCAGCCAAAAATCATTGCCAATAGTCTTGAACGGGTTGAAAATCTCCGGGAGAAATTTCAAAGTCAATTGCAGTTGAATATCAAACTGGATACATCGGAGATTTCTGAGGCCGACCTCCAGGAAATGGCCAGCCTTTTCGGCTCTTTTAATGGAGAAACGCCGGTAAAACTCCAGATCAAATCAGAGCATTCCAGTAAACCGATCAAAATGAGTGTGAGAAAGTTTGTTGTAGAACCGACGAATGAACTACTTCAGGGATTACGAAATGTTGTAGGGCAAGAGTCTGTTCATCTAATGAATAACAAACAATAA
- the trxA gene encoding thioredoxin, whose protein sequence is MSKPLELTDSNFSDEVENSDSPVLVDFWAEWCGPCRMVGPIVEELAGEYEGKAKIGKVNVDHNPEVSVKYGIRSIPALLIFKNGEVVDQIIGAVPKTHIKKQLDAQIA, encoded by the coding sequence ATGAGTAAACCACTTGAACTAACAGACAGTAATTTTTCTGATGAAGTAGAAAATTCCGATTCACCCGTTCTTGTAGATTTTTGGGCCGAGTGGTGCGGACCGTGCCGAATGGTTGGACCGATTGTTGAAGAACTAGCCGGAGAGTACGAAGGAAAAGCCAAAATCGGCAAAGTAAATGTAGACCATAATCCGGAAGTGTCTGTAAAATATGGAATCAGAAGTATTCCGGCATTGCTGATTTTCAAAAACGGAGAAGTTGTTGACCAGATTATTGGAGCTGTGCCTAAAACACATATTAAGAAACAACTCGATGCACAAATTGCATAA
- a CDS encoding alpha/beta hydrolase fold domain-containing protein, which translates to MKIFYEKIILTTLFSALVMISGAFSQTSTYTITVDESSHGSVSLNPALPADGKYAEGTVVTVTATPQSGYAVDAVYYSTQGQWGAMFYDTPRVSSIEVTVNEDKNVGAYFIEQSLLDGFTVTSDVVFAQPGVKPLKYDVYSPDGADNLPIIIIIHGGGWTSNDEDIMRGMARQLAQGGKYVVASIDYRWRGQLDGDEQPNTMLNLIEDVFGGIAHIMEHAGEYGGDASRILLTGDSAGGHLSAAAATMPHMIGDGGFGESDGVYEYLPTYLPENKSADQVRSEMMSAIKGVAPSYGVFEFNMPNVRQMLGLVDAPAAAIEAISPLSNIPNASDRPVPHYLTRGTQDPLISDENVTKYMDALIQKGQRVEYVQVGGAGHAFFDWKPNDSTVETYNKYGVYYVDDMELFFDSVLSE; encoded by the coding sequence ATGAAAATCTTTTATGAAAAAATAATTCTCACAACACTGTTTTCTGCACTTGTGATGATATCCGGAGCCTTCAGCCAGACATCCACATATACCATCACTGTTGACGAATCTTCACATGGATCTGTTTCATTAAATCCTGCACTTCCGGCTGATGGAAAATATGCAGAAGGCACTGTGGTTACCGTCACTGCAACGCCTCAATCCGGGTATGCCGTGGATGCCGTTTATTACTCCACACAAGGCCAGTGGGGAGCCATGTTTTACGATACCCCGCGCGTTTCTTCCATCGAAGTTACCGTAAACGAAGATAAAAATGTTGGCGCCTATTTTATTGAACAATCTCTTCTGGACGGATTCACTGTAACTTCAGATGTCGTTTTTGCTCAGCCAGGTGTAAAACCGCTAAAATATGATGTTTACTCACCCGACGGAGCAGACAATCTCCCCATTATTATCATCATTCACGGCGGCGGATGGACGTCAAATGACGAAGACATTATGCGGGGAATGGCACGGCAATTGGCTCAAGGAGGAAAATATGTAGTAGCCAGTATTGATTACCGGTGGAGGGGTCAGCTTGATGGTGATGAACAACCTAATACCATGCTCAACCTGATTGAAGACGTCTTTGGCGGCATTGCACATATTATGGAACACGCCGGTGAGTATGGCGGTGATGCTTCCCGAATTCTGCTGACCGGCGATAGTGCAGGGGGACATCTCTCTGCTGCTGCAGCTACAATGCCACATATGATTGGCGATGGCGGATTTGGCGAAAGCGATGGAGTATATGAATATCTGCCAACCTACTTGCCTGAAAATAAATCGGCCGACCAGGTTCGATCAGAAATGATGTCTGCCATTAAAGGAGTGGCTCCAAGTTATGGAGTGTTTGAATTTAACATGCCGAATGTCCGGCAAATGCTTGGGCTGGTTGACGCACCGGCCGCCGCTATTGAGGCGATTTCTCCCCTGAGTAATATTCCAAACGCAAGCGACCGACCTGTCCCCCACTACCTGACAAGAGGTACACAGGATCCATTAATCTCTGATGAGAATGTTACAAAATATATGGATGCACTCATCCAAAAAGGCCAGAGAGTTGAGTACGTACAGGTTGGAGGAGCCGGACATGCTTTCTTCGACTGGAAACCGAATGACTCAACAGTAGAAACCTATAATAAGTACGGTGTTTACTACGTGGATGACATGGAACTGTTTTTTGATTCCGTACTCTCAGAATAA
- a CDS encoding efflux RND transporter periplasmic adaptor subunit: protein MKRIVTIIIILLVIGGLSYPKVKPLFSSTGEDQAAGNPQTTGILEVQAVEVGYETIEDEIYSSGTIQANEVVELSAEASGIVTDIYLEEGREVEAGDLLLKINDSELQAQKQRAEFRLNLAEQREDRQGRLLERGGISQEDYDATLNEVNVLRSEVQLINAQIEKTEIHAPFSGIVGLKYVSVGSYIGPNTRIASLQEVDPIKIDFSVPERYISRVTVGDKINFAVQGVDSTFTGEVYAIEPRINTDTRTLQIRAVSDNSGQLLYPGAFANITLILDEIDDALMVPTISIIPALDSQKVFIVRDGVVSEQAIRTGIRNSEKVQVVEGIQPGDVVLTTGLLQVRPGMEVNVTELSKSTEI, encoded by the coding sequence TTGAAGAGAATAGTTACAATTATCATCATTCTTTTGGTTATAGGTGGTTTATCCTATCCCAAAGTAAAACCCTTATTCAGTTCAACCGGAGAGGATCAGGCAGCCGGAAATCCTCAAACCACTGGCATTCTGGAAGTTCAGGCGGTAGAAGTTGGATATGAAACTATTGAAGATGAAATTTATTCCAGCGGAACCATCCAGGCAAACGAAGTAGTAGAACTTAGTGCAGAAGCTTCCGGAATTGTTACGGATATTTATTTGGAAGAAGGCCGCGAAGTTGAAGCCGGAGATTTACTGCTTAAAATTAATGACAGTGAACTTCAGGCACAGAAGCAAAGAGCGGAATTTCGCTTAAATCTTGCCGAACAGCGAGAAGATCGCCAGGGGCGGTTGCTTGAACGAGGTGGTATCAGCCAGGAAGATTACGATGCAACCCTCAATGAGGTAAACGTTCTTCGGTCTGAAGTTCAACTGATTAACGCCCAGATTGAGAAGACTGAAATTCACGCACCGTTTTCCGGGATAGTGGGCTTGAAGTATGTTAGCGTTGGATCTTACATCGGGCCCAATACACGCATTGCCTCCTTGCAGGAAGTTGACCCGATTAAGATCGATTTCTCTGTTCCGGAAAGATATATTTCGAGGGTAACAGTCGGTGATAAAATTAATTTTGCCGTTCAGGGAGTGGATTCCACGTTTACCGGAGAGGTATATGCCATCGAGCCCCGAATCAATACCGACACTCGAACGTTGCAAATACGTGCTGTCAGCGATAATTCCGGTCAGTTACTTTATCCCGGTGCATTTGCAAATATTACGTTGATTCTGGATGAAATTGACGATGCGCTAATGGTTCCGACAATTTCCATTATCCCCGCACTCGATTCACAAAAAGTATTCATAGTTCGAGATGGTGTGGTTTCCGAGCAGGCCATCCGGACAGGAATAAGAAACAGCGAAAAAGTTCAGGTTGTAGAGGGAATCCAGCCTGGCGATGTTGTTTTGACTACAGGGTTATTGCAGGTAAGACCCGGAATGGAAGTGAATGTCACAGAACTTTCTAAATCCACTGAAATATGA